The proteins below are encoded in one region of Sideroxydans lithotrophicus ES-1:
- a CDS encoding peptidylprolyl isomerase, with the protein MLKFSRFALLSALLAIAAVAQAADEKAAAIVNGVSIPQARVDIRIKVAAQQGQPDSPEFRKVIRDDLINLEVISQAAVKNGLDKQPDVAQQLELARQSVLAGAFVQDYAKSHPIGDDVLQKEYEALKARVGNKEYKLSHILVGTEDEAKKIAGQLKKGAKFAKIAKAQSKDPGSKNNGGDLGWAVPSNFVQPFAEAVAKLKKGEVSAPVQTQYGWHIIKLEDTRELKVPTFEEMKPNLEKRLQQQAIQKEIEDMRSKAKVE; encoded by the coding sequence ATGCTGAAATTTTCCAGATTCGCCCTGTTGTCCGCATTGCTGGCTATCGCCGCAGTCGCGCAGGCTGCCGATGAAAAAGCCGCAGCAATAGTCAACGGAGTCTCCATCCCGCAAGCGCGCGTAGACATACGAATCAAGGTGGCTGCACAGCAAGGCCAACCGGACAGCCCGGAGTTTCGCAAGGTGATCCGCGACGACCTCATCAACCTTGAAGTCATTTCGCAGGCAGCCGTCAAGAATGGCCTGGACAAACAACCCGATGTAGCGCAGCAACTGGAACTGGCCAGACAATCCGTGCTGGCCGGCGCTTTCGTTCAGGACTATGCAAAGAGCCACCCCATTGGCGACGATGTGCTGCAGAAAGAATACGAAGCCCTGAAGGCGCGCGTTGGCAACAAGGAATACAAACTCTCGCATATCCTGGTCGGCACTGAAGACGAAGCCAAGAAGATCGCAGGCCAATTGAAGAAAGGCGCCAAATTCGCCAAGATCGCCAAGGCACAAAGCAAGGATCCCGGCTCCAAAAACAATGGCGGCGATCTGGGTTGGGCCGTTCCTTCCAACTTTGTGCAGCCGTTCGCTGAAGCAGTGGCCAAGCTGAAAAAAGGCGAGGTAAGCGCCCCGGTCCAGACCCAATACGGCTGGCACATCATCAAACTGGAAGACACTCGCGAACTGAAAGTGCCTACCTTCGAAGAAATGAAACCCAATCTGGAAAAGCGCCTGCAGCAACAGGCCATCCAGAAGGAGATCGAAGATATGCGCAGCAAGGCAAAGGTCGAATAA
- a CDS encoding efflux transporter outer membrane subunit, with product MSRAVRTMKRSGVFLTACVLAACASGPDYKRPDMVLPESWPAKQAGQNDQDEKAAVKTSSASEQWWHLYADTTLDQLEDEALAHNSDIQVAAARVLEMQAQAGITGADQYPTVSAHVLQSRTENTLAGAFPRPATLPRTQNLSHASLDASYELDLWGKLRRASEAARADLLSAESARDTVRLTLTTQVAQQYFSLVSLDAQEVALQRLLASRQERIGLNRKQLEVGVISEYDLHQAEADVAAVQSQLSSLDLARNKQETALTLLLGRSPRDVMSSSVQRGSPLLPATTVPDGLPSDLLLRRPDLKDAEQRLVSLNARIGVARAQYFPSISLTSYVGGESVAFSDLFTGPARIFQFAANVTQPIFNAGRLGYLVDAAEARRDQALIQYKQAVANAFGDVRNALAAQDSARQVLSYETARSEALESAYKQAELRYKAGIASRLELLDVERNYLQAQLNRLDAERAQRSAVADLFKALGGGWQKQDVAKAP from the coding sequence ATGAGTAGGGCTGTGCGAACGATGAAAAGAAGCGGGGTGTTTTTGACGGCCTGTGTGTTGGCTGCCTGTGCCAGCGGGCCGGACTACAAGCGTCCGGACATGGTGCTGCCGGAAAGCTGGCCGGCCAAACAAGCCGGGCAGAATGACCAGGATGAAAAGGCTGCCGTGAAAACGAGCAGTGCGAGCGAGCAATGGTGGCATCTGTATGCAGACACCACTCTCGACCAGCTGGAAGATGAAGCGCTGGCGCACAATTCGGATATCCAGGTTGCGGCAGCACGGGTGCTGGAGATGCAGGCGCAAGCGGGCATCACGGGAGCGGATCAATATCCAACGGTCAGCGCCCATGTGCTGCAGAGCCGAACAGAGAACACGCTGGCCGGTGCTTTCCCGCGTCCGGCGACTTTACCGCGCACCCAGAATCTGTCGCACGCATCGCTGGACGCGAGCTATGAACTGGATCTGTGGGGCAAACTCAGGCGTGCCAGCGAGGCGGCGCGCGCAGATCTGCTGTCAGCCGAATCGGCCAGGGATACGGTGCGCCTGACGCTGACCACGCAAGTGGCCCAGCAGTATTTTTCCCTGGTCTCGCTGGACGCGCAGGAAGTGGCATTGCAGCGCCTGCTGGCAAGTCGGCAGGAAAGGATAGGACTCAACAGGAAGCAGCTCGAAGTCGGAGTGATCTCCGAATACGACCTGCACCAGGCTGAAGCCGATGTCGCTGCCGTGCAATCGCAGCTCAGCTCGCTCGATCTGGCCCGCAACAAACAGGAAACCGCACTGACCCTGCTGTTGGGGCGTTCGCCGCGTGACGTGATGTCTTCCAGCGTGCAACGGGGCAGCCCGTTGCTGCCGGCGACCACGGTGCCCGACGGCCTGCCTTCCGACCTGCTGTTGCGCAGACCCGACCTGAAAGATGCCGAGCAGCGTCTTGTGTCGCTGAATGCGCGCATCGGCGTGGCGCGGGCCCAATATTTTCCTTCGATCTCCCTGACATCATATGTGGGCGGAGAAAGCGTCGCATTCTCCGATCTGTTCACGGGACCGGCGCGGATATTCCAGTTCGCTGCCAATGTCACCCAGCCTATCTTCAATGCCGGCCGCCTGGGCTACCTGGTGGATGCGGCTGAAGCGCGCCGTGACCAGGCGCTGATCCAGTACAAACAGGCGGTCGCCAACGCATTCGGCGATGTGCGCAATGCCCTGGCCGCGCAGGATTCCGCGCGGCAGGTGCTGAGTTACGAAACCGCACGCAGCGAGGCATTGGAGTCGGCTTACAAACAGGCCGAGCTGCGTTACAAAGCGGGTATCGCAAGCCGGCTGGAGTTGCTGGATGTGGAGCGCAACTATCTGCAAGCCCAGTTGAACCGTCTCGATGCAGAACGCGCGCAGCGCAGTGCGGTTGCCGATCTGTTCAAGGCGTTGGGCGGAGGATGGCAAAAACAGGACGTTGCCAAGGCGCCGTGA
- a CDS encoding efflux RND transporter permease subunit, whose product MLPRFFIDRPIFAWVIALIILLSGILALRNLPVASYPSVAPPALAITLSYPGASAQVVEQTAVALVEQELNGIEHLLYMDSSSEQGRGTITLTFEADTDLDVASVETQNRVKRAEARLPDEVRRAGITVAKSARNYLMFIALISPDKSRDNVALGSYMAANILENIQRVPGVGEAVLFGTEYSMRLWLKPERLQAYNLSPGDVSAAVRAQNTQLATGELGDLPAEPRQQLNAVIVTKSRLSTPEEFGNIIVRANPDGSTVRVKDVARVELGAQDYSIAARIDGQPASAIAIRLSPSANALDTAKAVKDKMTELAKYFPKGIDWLVPYDTSKFVEISIHEVVKTLGEAMVLVFIVIYLFLGNLRATFIPAIVVPVALVGGLVGLYAVGYSINTLTLFAMVLAVGIVVDDAIVVVENVERIMTEEGLSPRDATRKAMGQIFGAIIAITLVLCAVFVPMTFFGGSVGAIYRQFAVTLILTILFSVLMALTLTPALCAVLLKNDAGHEMVPTKGFLGWFNRFFARTSQRYRSGVDGVLKRTGRYMLLYAALLGGLGWLFMHLPSSFLPEEDQGYFINMIQLPPGATRERSQEVLKQVEQFYLKQPEVEHVIGVLGFSFFGRGQNAALAFVRLKDWDKRPNPNSSAPALVKRANMMLFRIKQAFIFAVNVPPIPELAAVGGFDFRLQDRSGQGRAKLLEARNMALGMASKSPVLVGVRPEGQEPGPQLLIDIDRLKARALGIDIANLNDTLQSVLGVAYINDFVRQGRILRVQMQAEARTRSTPQEILQIPVRNLQGGMVTLSEFAKARWIVDLPKLDRYNGLPAMKIAGSAAPGRSSGEAMAAMEEIAAKLPPGFGFEWSGTSREERLSGNQAPFLFGLSVVAVFLCLAALYESWSIPVAVILVVPIGILGALSAVYMRGLTNDVYFKVGLIVIIGLAAKNAILIIQFALDLQRRGHDLLEATLEASRLRFRPILMTSIAFVLGVMPLVISTGAGANGRHAIGTGVMGGMISATVLAVFFVPVFFVVIRRLFPGNPGHLAEDKREDEGGKHE is encoded by the coding sequence ATGCTTCCAAGATTCTTCATCGACCGCCCCATTTTCGCCTGGGTCATCGCCCTCATCATTCTGCTGAGCGGCATTTTGGCATTGCGCAACCTGCCGGTCGCATCGTATCCGTCGGTGGCACCTCCCGCATTGGCGATCACGCTCAGTTATCCCGGCGCTTCGGCGCAGGTGGTTGAGCAGACTGCAGTTGCACTGGTCGAGCAGGAGCTGAACGGTATCGAGCACCTGCTCTATATGGACTCGTCTTCCGAGCAGGGACGCGGCACCATCACGCTGACTTTCGAGGCCGACACCGATCTCGACGTGGCTTCGGTCGAAACACAGAACCGCGTCAAGCGCGCCGAAGCGCGCCTGCCGGACGAAGTGCGCCGGGCGGGCATCACCGTGGCAAAGTCGGCGCGCAATTACCTGATGTTCATCGCACTCATCTCGCCGGACAAAAGCCGCGACAACGTCGCACTCGGCAGCTATATGGCAGCCAACATACTGGAGAATATCCAGCGTGTGCCTGGCGTAGGCGAGGCGGTATTGTTCGGTACCGAATATTCCATGCGGCTGTGGCTGAAGCCGGAAAGACTGCAGGCATACAACCTTTCCCCGGGCGATGTCAGCGCGGCGGTGCGTGCCCAGAATACCCAGTTGGCGACAGGTGAGCTCGGCGACTTGCCTGCCGAACCGCGCCAGCAGCTGAATGCGGTAATCGTCACCAAGAGCCGCTTGTCGACGCCGGAAGAGTTCGGCAACATCATCGTGCGCGCCAATCCTGACGGTTCCACCGTGCGCGTCAAGGATGTCGCCAGGGTAGAACTGGGTGCGCAGGACTATTCCATTGCGGCACGCATCGACGGGCAACCGGCTTCGGCGATTGCGATCCGACTGTCTCCTTCGGCCAATGCGCTGGATACCGCCAAGGCGGTAAAGGACAAGATGACGGAACTGGCCAAATATTTCCCCAAAGGGATAGATTGGCTGGTTCCCTACGACACCTCGAAGTTCGTCGAGATCTCGATCCACGAAGTGGTGAAGACGCTCGGGGAGGCAATGGTACTGGTGTTCATCGTCATTTACCTGTTCCTGGGTAACCTGCGTGCGACCTTCATCCCCGCCATCGTTGTGCCGGTGGCTCTGGTCGGCGGTCTGGTGGGATTGTATGCTGTCGGCTATTCGATCAATACCCTGACGCTGTTTGCCATGGTGCTGGCGGTCGGTATCGTGGTTGACGATGCCATCGTGGTGGTGGAGAACGTCGAGCGCATCATGACTGAGGAAGGGCTCTCGCCGCGCGATGCCACGCGCAAGGCCATGGGGCAGATATTCGGCGCCATCATCGCGATCACGCTGGTGTTGTGTGCCGTGTTTGTTCCGATGACTTTCTTCGGCGGTTCCGTCGGCGCGATCTATCGGCAGTTCGCAGTCACCCTGATCCTGACCATCCTGTTCTCGGTGCTCATGGCATTGACCCTGACGCCAGCGTTATGTGCGGTACTGCTGAAGAACGATGCAGGGCATGAGATGGTGCCGACGAAAGGCTTTCTTGGCTGGTTCAATCGTTTCTTCGCCAGGACGTCTCAACGCTACAGATCCGGCGTGGATGGTGTATTGAAGCGCACCGGTCGCTATATGTTGCTCTACGCGGCTCTGCTTGGGGGGCTGGGATGGTTGTTCATGCATCTGCCGAGCAGTTTCCTGCCGGAAGAGGATCAGGGCTATTTCATCAACATGATCCAGCTGCCGCCGGGTGCCACGCGGGAGCGCTCGCAGGAAGTGCTCAAGCAGGTGGAGCAGTTCTATCTCAAGCAGCCGGAGGTGGAACATGTCATCGGCGTGCTTGGTTTCTCTTTCTTCGGGCGTGGGCAGAATGCCGCACTCGCTTTCGTCCGGCTCAAGGACTGGGATAAACGGCCCAATCCGAACAGTTCTGCACCGGCGCTTGTGAAACGCGCCAACATGATGCTGTTCCGCATCAAGCAGGCATTCATCTTTGCCGTCAACGTGCCGCCGATACCCGAGCTGGCAGCCGTAGGCGGGTTCGATTTCCGCTTGCAGGACCGCTCCGGCCAGGGGCGTGCCAAATTGCTCGAAGCGCGCAATATGGCGCTGGGTATGGCCAGCAAGAGCCCGGTACTGGTGGGTGTGCGGCCGGAAGGGCAGGAGCCGGGGCCGCAACTGCTGATCGATATCGATCGTTTGAAGGCGCGCGCGTTAGGCATAGACATCGCCAATCTGAACGATACCTTGCAGTCTGTGCTGGGTGTGGCCTACATCAACGACTTCGTGCGTCAGGGGCGCATATTGCGCGTGCAGATGCAGGCCGAAGCGCGCACACGTTCGACGCCGCAGGAGATTTTGCAGATCCCGGTAAGGAATCTGCAGGGTGGGATGGTGACGCTGTCCGAATTTGCCAAGGCGCGCTGGATCGTGGATCTGCCGAAGCTGGACCGCTATAACGGCCTGCCTGCGATGAAGATCGCCGGCAGCGCTGCACCTGGTCGCAGCAGTGGCGAAGCGATGGCGGCGATGGAGGAGATCGCCGCCAAGTTGCCGCCAGGCTTTGGTTTTGAATGGTCCGGCACATCCAGGGAAGAGCGTCTTTCCGGCAATCAGGCGCCTTTCCTTTTCGGGCTGTCGGTCGTGGCCGTGTTCCTGTGCCTGGCGGCGTTATATGAAAGCTGGTCGATCCCGGTTGCAGTCATTCTCGTTGTGCCCATCGGTATCCTGGGGGCACTGTCTGCCGTTTATATGCGCGGCTTGACCAACGATGTCTATTTCAAGGTCGGCCTGATCGTCATCATCGGTCTTGCGGCGAAGAATGCGATCCTGATCATCCAGTTCGCACTCGATCTCCAGCGCAGAGGGCATGATCTGCTGGAGGCCACGCTGGAAGCGAGCCGCCTGAGATTCCGGCCTATCCTGATGACTTCCATCGCGTTTGTGCTGGGCGTGATGCCGCTGGTCATCTCTACGGGAGCGGGGGCGAACGGACGCCATGCCATTGGTACCGGAGTCATGGGCGGCATGATCTCCGCGACCGTATTGGCGGTGTTCTTCGTGCCGGTGTTCTTTGTCGTCATCCGCCGTCTCTTCCCGGGTAATCCGGGCCATCTTGCAGAGGACAAGCGTGAGGATGAGGGAGGCAAACATGAGTAG
- a CDS encoding efflux RND transporter periplasmic adaptor subunit, which translates to MKKRTNSLTAMTVLAAMFALSACDSKGGGGQAAAGNAPPPMEVDVVTVAAGSVVLTQDLPGRLEAYKSAQVRARVEGIVEKRLFTEGSDVKAGATLFRIDARNYRTAYESAKSDLSVARQTVERYKPLLEAKAVSQQDFDLAEAKLKQAEAAMSRAQLDFDNTSVPAPIAGRIGRAQVTEGALVGRGEATLLATIEQIDPIYANFTQPGTEVQRLQQLIKSGKMKPAESAKVELMLEDGSVYPHSGKLLFSNLAVDASTGSVSIRAEFPNSGHELLPGMFVRIRFPEGSVDNTILVPQRAVQMNPQGQFVMVVDAENKVAVRPVKAGDMSGENFIIEEGLKPGDQVIVNGLQKVRPGSPVKAVEWNPEGNPPADAPAVPEKK; encoded by the coding sequence ATGAAAAAAAGAACAAATTCCCTGACTGCCATGACCGTCCTTGCGGCCATGTTCGCACTTTCCGCTTGCGACTCAAAAGGGGGGGGCGGGCAGGCAGCCGCCGGCAATGCCCCTCCTCCGATGGAGGTAGATGTAGTGACGGTTGCCGCGGGTTCCGTGGTGCTGACCCAGGATCTGCCTGGACGCCTCGAGGCATACAAGAGCGCACAGGTACGCGCGCGGGTCGAAGGTATCGTCGAAAAGCGGCTGTTCACCGAAGGCAGCGACGTGAAGGCGGGCGCTACCTTGTTCCGGATCGATGCGCGCAATTACCGTACTGCGTACGAATCAGCCAAGTCCGACTTGAGTGTGGCACGCCAGACAGTCGAGCGCTACAAGCCGTTGCTCGAAGCCAAGGCGGTCAGCCAGCAGGATTTCGACCTGGCCGAGGCCAAGCTCAAGCAGGCTGAAGCAGCCATGTCGCGGGCACAACTCGATTTCGATAACACCAGTGTGCCCGCACCTATCGCCGGGCGCATAGGGCGGGCGCAGGTGACCGAAGGGGCTCTGGTCGGACGCGGTGAAGCCACCTTGCTTGCTACCATCGAGCAGATCGATCCCATCTATGCCAATTTCACCCAGCCGGGAACCGAGGTGCAGCGGCTGCAGCAGCTGATCAAGTCCGGCAAGATGAAGCCCGCCGAGTCGGCGAAGGTGGAGCTGATGCTGGAAGATGGCAGCGTCTATCCGCATTCCGGCAAGCTGCTGTTCTCCAACCTTGCTGTCGATGCCAGCACGGGCAGCGTTTCGATTCGTGCGGAATTTCCGAATTCCGGACACGAACTGCTGCCCGGCATGTTCGTGCGCATCCGTTTTCCCGAGGGTAGCGTCGACAACACCATTCTGGTGCCGCAGCGCGCGGTACAAATGAATCCTCAAGGCCAGTTCGTGATGGTGGTGGATGCTGAAAACAAAGTCGCAGTCCGACCGGTCAAGGCGGGCGACATGTCTGGTGAAAACTTCATCATCGAAGAAGGTTTGAAGCCCGGCGACCAGGTGATCGTCAATGGCTTGCAGAAGGTTCGCCCCGGTTCGCCGGTGAAAGCAGTCGAGTGGAATCCGGAAGGAAATCCACCGGCGGATGCTCCCGCAGTTCCTGAAAAGAAATAG
- a CDS encoding diguanylate cyclase domain-containing protein: MQYIVKSAGLALAYLAAAKVGLVFGTLSSSATIFWPPGGIALAALLLGGLRYLPAVFVGAYLTTVMVDAPVIFAIGFSVGNTLKSYIGYFLLRRFGNADLALCRLRDLFILILLGALIPPVASAVLGTLSLWASDMVTPDIVPDAMWQWWRADVLGIAFVTPIILVFVNKKSSFFKVRGAWEMGALWAISFAVGQSVFLGWQPLGIMLNEELGLTWLFPLLIWAGLRTGRRNTGLLQLMFMSQVLAGAYLQKGYFSDDFTRYGMANFWLFAMLLAVAGMALAILATAQRKAMHQIALNAKVSEVSNDGIVIVDEDNYIQDINPAFTTLTGYTREDAIGRNPRFLSAGKQSHEFYADMWKSLLEVGHWEGEIWNRRKDGEIYLEKLSIYTLKDAQGKVVNRVGVFSDITQSRVEQETVAHHAQHDFLTGLPNRLLFRDRFNQQLALAKRYSKKFAVMYIDLDRFKPVNDTLGHQVGDLLLMAVADRLKSQVREIDTVSRFGGDEFAILVSEVVTQRDVTALAEKILAALKAPFVLENHTVNISGSLGIAIYPDDGMDMETILSNADTAMYKAKHKGANTYCR; this comes from the coding sequence GTGCAATACATCGTTAAATCTGCAGGCTTGGCCCTTGCCTATCTTGCCGCCGCCAAGGTCGGTTTGGTATTTGGCACGCTGAGCAGCAGTGCCACAATATTCTGGCCTCCGGGAGGCATTGCACTGGCAGCGTTGCTGCTGGGCGGTCTCCGTTATCTCCCGGCCGTGTTCGTTGGTGCCTACCTCACCACCGTGATGGTGGATGCCCCGGTGATATTTGCCATCGGATTCTCGGTTGGCAACACGCTGAAAAGCTACATCGGGTATTTCCTGCTCAGGCGTTTCGGCAATGCCGATCTTGCATTGTGCCGCCTGCGCGATCTTTTCATTCTTATCCTGCTCGGTGCGCTGATCCCGCCAGTTGCCAGTGCCGTCCTCGGCACACTCTCGCTATGGGCGTCCGACATGGTCACGCCGGACATCGTGCCGGACGCGATGTGGCAATGGTGGCGAGCCGATGTGCTGGGGATCGCATTTGTCACGCCGATCATCCTGGTGTTCGTGAATAAAAAATCGAGTTTCTTCAAGGTTCGCGGGGCATGGGAGATGGGCGCCCTGTGGGCGATTTCATTTGCAGTCGGACAAAGTGTCTTTCTGGGGTGGCAACCTCTGGGTATCATGCTCAATGAAGAACTTGGGCTTACCTGGCTGTTCCCGCTGTTGATCTGGGCTGGTCTGCGCACCGGCAGGCGGAACACCGGGCTGCTCCAGCTGATGTTCATGTCCCAGGTCCTGGCTGGCGCCTATCTGCAGAAAGGATATTTCTCGGATGATTTCACCCGCTACGGCATGGCCAATTTCTGGCTGTTTGCGATGTTGCTGGCAGTCGCAGGCATGGCTCTGGCGATCCTGGCTACGGCGCAACGCAAGGCGATGCATCAGATCGCCTTGAATGCCAAGGTGTCGGAGGTCAGTAACGACGGCATCGTCATCGTGGATGAAGATAACTACATCCAGGACATCAACCCGGCCTTCACCACACTGACCGGATATACACGCGAAGATGCGATCGGCAGGAATCCGCGTTTCTTGTCCGCAGGCAAGCAGAGCCATGAATTCTATGCGGACATGTGGAAGTCGTTGCTCGAAGTTGGCCATTGGGAAGGCGAGATATGGAACCGGCGCAAGGATGGCGAAATCTACCTGGAAAAGCTTTCCATCTATACGCTGAAGGATGCGCAAGGCAAGGTAGTCAACCGCGTCGGCGTCTTTTCCGACATCACGCAAAGCCGGGTCGAACAGGAGACCGTGGCACATCATGCGCAGCACGATTTCCTGACCGGCCTTCCCAACCGCTTGCTGTTCCGCGATCGTTTCAACCAGCAATTGGCATTGGCTAAGCGGTACTCAAAGAAGTTCGCGGTCATGTATATCGACCTCGATCGGTTCAAACCGGTGAACGACACGCTGGGACATCAGGTCGGCGACCTGCTGCTGATGGCTGTCGCAGACAGGCTGAAATCGCAGGTCAGGGAGATCGACACGGTGTCCCGGTTCGGCGGGGACGAGTTCGCGATCCTGGTTTCGGAGGTCGTGACGCAGAGAGATGTGACGGCTCTGGCCGAGAAGATACTGGCGGCATTGAAAGCGCCTTTTGTCCTTGAGAACCATACGGTCAACATCTCGGGCAGTCTGGGCATCGCGATCTATCCGGACGATGGCATGGACATGGAAACGATATTGAGCAATGCCGATACCGCCATGTACAAGGCGAAGCACAAGGGAGCAAACACCTACTGCAGATAA
- the djlA gene encoding co-chaperone DjlA, whose translation MFKLIGIVVGYFLFGFWGGLSGFFIGSFFDRMRAYGTGGMNPLHNALRQAVFLETVFISMGKLAKADGHVSQDEIDHVEQFMQKLGMSAEHRLRAIALFKQGADAAFDITPTYARFMSVCGHTRNLKDVLLVYLIVMALADGHFHPAEEALLIDIAARLGYDQASFRQMMDMVLNQGRFAGQQVDHAAALDDAYKALGVSKDSTDAEIKRAYRKLMSQYHPDKLIGQGMPEDMVAMATEQAKEIQVAYDLIKKSRNI comes from the coding sequence TTGTTCAAGCTTATCGGCATCGTGGTTGGTTACTTCCTGTTCGGGTTCTGGGGCGGGTTGTCAGGCTTCTTCATCGGTTCGTTCTTCGATCGTATGCGGGCGTACGGTACCGGCGGGATGAACCCGCTGCATAATGCACTGCGTCAGGCGGTGTTCCTGGAGACGGTGTTCATCTCCATGGGCAAGCTGGCCAAGGCCGATGGGCACGTCTCGCAGGACGAGATAGACCATGTCGAGCAATTCATGCAGAAGCTGGGCATGTCCGCGGAGCATCGCCTGCGTGCGATCGCATTATTCAAGCAGGGGGCCGATGCGGCGTTCGATATCACGCCGACCTATGCAAGGTTCATGTCCGTGTGCGGCCATACCAGGAATCTGAAGGATGTGCTGCTGGTCTATCTCATCGTGATGGCCTTGGCGGACGGACATTTCCATCCGGCCGAAGAGGCGTTGCTGATAGATATCGCAGCCCGTCTCGGCTATGACCAGGCGTCATTCAGGCAGATGATGGACATGGTGCTGAACCAGGGACGTTTCGCCGGACAGCAAGTCGATCACGCGGCAGCTCTGGACGATGCCTACAAGGCGTTGGGTGTGAGCAAGGACAGCACCGACGCAGAGATCAAACGTGCCTATCGCAAGCTGATGAGCCAATATCATCCGGACAAGCTGATCGGGCAGGGCATGCCGGAAGACATGGTTGCCATGGCGACCGAGCAGGCCAAAGAAATCCAGGTGGCCTACGATCTGATCAAGAAGAGCCGGAATATCTGA